Genomic segment of Drosophila takahashii strain IR98-3 E-12201 chromosome X, DtakHiC1v2, whole genome shotgun sequence:
CTGACGTCAGCATTTGCCTAATGTCCGAATAACGTCCCAAACGTGATTAGCGTCATTatcatttatgtatatatataaactatACTATAATATCTCCCATCCGACGATCGGACCATAGGAAATTAACAAGTTGCgagcaaaaacaataaaacaaatagaTCGGCATctgctaatttaatttttgcattatattttttattgcgaAATAGCATTTTATTTGGCTAATTATCAGGTACCAAAGAATTAATGCGCACTTATAGCTCAGGATAGGAATAATATAGCTATAGATTTTTTCAGATAAGACGTGTATTGAATGGATCACTTAAATTGCAAAATGAATAATATTGTTCGATTTATTAGATACCAAGGCATGCATCATTGATAGACGATATTCCcaagtgaaaaataattaaacattcGTGTCTGGATTCCTAGAAAGAGGATCGTCTAACAATCGTTAATCCAAAACTGCACATTCCTGAAAATCCTCAGAAATCAATCAAGTAACAATTCGCATTTCTAAAGACTTTATTTACTCTTGATGAGGCAGACAGGAAATACGATCGAAGTGCTCCGATTCCCTAAGAGCCGCCTATCTGCGGGTATCGTAAACAGATTTTGTATATAGAGAAATGACACCAGAGTTTGCTTTTCGCATACCCAAAGGTGAAACCCAAACAGGAAGGGTGAAGAAATGCGAAGATCCGACGTGATATTCCCTGTTTTTGCTAAAATAACAACGAGGTCGGGGTTGTGGAAAAACCCATTGTTGTGCGCCCATTATATTGATGGTCATTCCAAAGGCCGTTCATTAAAGATAACTGATGTCGAGGCCGGTCATGTGTGATCCATGTGCTGTTGTGGGTTTGGCTTATATAATTCCCATTTTAATAACTGCACACAGCACGAGATGCAATCACTTGCACCCAAACGGAACCCTCGTGAGTCACTTTCGTTCGTCGCcagcaaaatgtaaaatgtacgCTGCACACAGTCATGATCATCGAGAGATCCACGCTCTTATCGCTGGATTTTTGGTATGTTGTGACCGTAATCTCTGTGATTAATGGGGGATCGTCAGGCAAGAATGATTGCACAAATGTAGGTCAGTTATGAGGTAAGCACTGCGGATCTATAGGAAGGAGGACTACCCACACTAGAGTGTAATTCCGATTGATATACCCTTGTGGATTCACGGGCAGAACTGTTTACATgaatgctttttttttgtctagaTGTGATAGTAAGTGTATTATTGAAGGGTGGGTGAGTTCTATGTTTTTACTTATAAAAATCGCAAATGAATTAAAACAATCTAATGCGAATGACTAAGAAAAATaacacttttatttaattataaaagtaaaacgTAAAAAGAACTATATTTCGAgttatagatatatatttacacaGACAATTGTCGATTtacctattttatttatttaatttaatttgatatagTCGTTCGATCTTAAGCATATGCTGTCTGCAATAATTTAGGTTAAAAACTAAGAGATTAGTATTTTGTTGATGTttatataaagaatttaaatacttttataaaTACTGCTTTACTGatgactaaaattataatgccCATGGGCtatgaaaatatgtttattaaattttgccTAAGATTTAATGACAAAATATTGACACTTTTTATAAGCAATTTTTCTTAGTTACGGTACACACTTTGTTAGCTTGAGAGTACTGACCCTAAATCACAAAAAGTAAAGCTTAGACTAGAACTGTTTTCGTTAATTGCTAATTTCTTTCTCGTACTCTCTGTGACTTATACGATTCGGACTTACAATAATTCACCTGGTGATGTTTTTAAGCATTATATAGATTTACGGGGACTTTGTATGAAGAAAAAAACCGTGGCTTACGTAATTTTTGCGGTTAGGACTTGATTTATTTGTTCAGTTCTAATTAAACTGtttttaagattatttatAGACGCTATTAACCACAGCTTGAGAAGTTTTcgttgggtttgggtttgctttttttttgtaaagccTTTAActcttggttttttgtttgttttatacaTGCAggtatatgtttttattgtagCTTCTGTAAGTGGTTCAACTAAGTTAGAAGTTGTAATTAGGTGTAAAACACTTTTGGAgtttactatttaaaaatgcctaattttatatatttttttataattttttagcaTGCACAAGCAGCCGATCTGGTGATTAATGTTCCAAATGCGAGCAGCAACGACAACGCCTTCTACAGGATAGACTACAGTCCGCCCTTCGGCTTCCCGGAGCCGAACACCACGATCCCGGCCAGCGAGATTGGCAAGGACATCAAGTTCTCGAGAGCTCTGCCGGGCACGGAGTACAACTTTTGGTTGTACTACACCAATTCCACGCATCAGGAGCTGCTCACCTGGACGGTGAACATAACGACAGGTGAGTTTTCtacctaaaataaaaagaatatttatttacttgatttatttaacCCCTCTGAAAAACAGCTCCCGATCCGCCGGCGAACCTGAGCGTTCAGCTGCGCTCCAGCAAGAGTGCCTTCATAACGTGGCGACCGCCGGGAACTGGTCGCTATTCGGGATTCCGGATCCGGGTGCTGGGCCTCACGGATCTGCCCTTCGAGCGAAGCTACTCGCTGGATGGCAACGAAACGCTGCAGCTGTCGGCCAAGGAACTCACTCCCGGGGGCAGCTATCAGGTTCAGGCCTACTCCGTCTATCAGGGCAAGGAATCGGTGGCCTATACGAGTCGCAATTTCACCACAAGTAAGTCGGGACAGAGGATTGGAACGCGCGGTCCGCACCGCAGGTGCAACTTCTAATCTGGAAGAATCAGAATATCCGCTAACTGCAACCCGTAATCCGTAATCCGGTGGTGATGGGCCATGACTAACATTTTTAACTCTATTTGTCTCTCGTGTCTCtcactttatatatatataatgctCTCAAGTCGTCGGGAATGTGAAAATCTGAGCAACCAGAAGGTAACCTTCTTTACACACCTCTACTAAATACCTAGAAACACAAGCTGTTCCCTAATTGttgcttttttattagttattttgttaataaacGGTTGACATGACAGTTGATTAGTATCTAATTTGGTTGCTCTTTCATGCAGTGGCGCCCAACtcgaattaaaaattaatcagaCTAGGTAAATAGATGATAATAGTAGACTATTCTCCGCCATTGGTTCAAGACTTGGGGACCACTGTGTGGGGCGTGTCTTTCTTTGCGTTAAAGCTTTTACGTTTCTTATCCCTGAAAGtcaaaataatgtaaataatagtagtaaaaaattcatttataattgaaaactgtacatatttctgaaaaaaatcgttcgctatttattttatgcccttattaactttttttttgctatgaCTTTATAtctaaatttatgttttctagttatttgtttatatttataaatttaggcCTTGAATGGCAAGTGGTACCACTGCCTTCCGGTAGGTGGCGCCATGGCCAATTTTACAATTGATCAATAGAGTTAATTCTTGATCTAAATTTGGTTAGTTGAAAATCTAATAGTCGGgacactcgactatagcgtactctcttgtttttgttttaataatacacaaaatattatattttataatatttggattttacttttatttatttttatatgtaattttttttttaagattagattgtacaaaactagtttttgaaatgtttttaaatcactattttaatttatcccTAGACCCTGTATTGAATTAACTAACTCATCAACCTTGTGTTCTTAATTCTAATGCATATTAATTTACTAACCCCAATCGACTCACCTTAGTTGTTAGATTTAGATTTGCATTTATCCAACTCTCATTGCATCTTCGAATCCCTCTCTGCTCGCTGCATCTTCATTTTGCGCCTAGAACCCAACACTCCGGGCAAGTTCATCGTTTGGTTCCGGAACGAGACCACGCTGCTGGTGTTGTGGCAACCCCCCTTTCCGGCCGGAATCTACACGCACTACAGGGTCTCCATAACGCCGGACGATGCCATCCAGAGTGTTTTGTACGTGGAACGCGAGGGTGAGCCACCTGGACCGGCGCAGGCAGCCTTCAAGGGTCTCGTTCCCGGCAGGGAGTACAATATATCGGTGCAAACGGTTTCCGAGGATGAGACGTCATCGGTTCCGACCACAGCCCGATATCTGACCGTACCGGAACGTGTCCTCAATGTCACCTTCGACGAGACCTACACAACATCGAGTTCCTTTCGCGTGAGATGGGAACCACCGCGAACGTATAGCGAATTCGATGCCTACCAGGTGATGCTCTCGACGTCGAGAAGGATATTCAACGTTCCCCGCGCTGCGGAAGGCGAATCGGTTCACTTTGACTATCCCGATGTCTTGGAACCTGGTCGCAGCTACGAGGTGGTGGTCAAAACAATAGCGGATAACGTGAACTCCTGGCCAGCCAGCGGAGAGGTTACGTTGCGTCCACGACCCGTTCGCAGTCTGGGTGGATTCCTCGACGATCGCAGCAATGCTCTGCACATTTCCTGGGAGCCGGCGGAAACGGGGAAACAGGATGCCTACCGAATAAGGTgacttatttgattttatttaatttaaatgcataCTAAAATGGGTACTTTTCGTTTACTTTCTTAGCTACCACGAGCAGACGAACGCAAGTGAAGTGCCGGCTCTCTTTCCGGTTGCCAGTGAATCGCAAATTACCACGAATCTCACGGAATACACACTGGATTCCCTGCTGGCGGGACGCCGTTACCTAATTGCCGTGCAAGCCCTGTCCAAAGGAGTGGCCTCCAATGCCAGCGACATCACGCGATACACACGTCCGGCGGCGCCACTTATCCAGGAACTCAAGAGCATCGATCACGGACTAATGCTCAGCTGGCGCAGTGATGTGAACTCTCGCCAGGATCGCTACGAGGTGCACTACCAGCGAAATGGAACGCGCGAGGAGCGCACAATGGCCACCAATGAGACGAGCCTGACGATCCACTACCTGCATCCCGGTTCCGGTTACGAGGTGAAGGTGCACGCCATTAGCCACGGCGTCCGGAGCGAACCGCACTCCTACTTTCAGGCAGTTTGTAAGTGcattaaatatcttttaataACTATTGAAAACCCCAAGCTGAATTTACGTCAGCAAGCAAATACCTAGAATGTGATTTCGCATGGCAACGATTGATAAAATATGCCACAATCCTGTTAAATatgaattcaattattttatgggGCTCTTAAGCTCCTAATGAGTAAACAGGCTGAACAGGTTGTGGTGTGCTATtcatttgtcatattttagtttttatcttAATGCtagctttttaattttccacgTTTGGTCTTGAGTCAAACTTATACCAAAAGCGCAGatcccaatttttcacaaaaaataattaattttttgaccttaataatggaaatattgattaaaatatggattgtcatacctttctgaactcgttattaaatttcctaacgattggcatttaaaccttgacattttatttatttttaatttttcgcaaaaaatcgtggggtatccccttacaaaaaaatttaaatttggcgaaaattttatttttccaaaatcacacggaaagtgttatggatgtatttataattttgttatctgttcaaaacagtaaacatttttggtgtaggaccatttttgaccaagttacagaaaaaaaaccaacagaaaaaatgcaaattttttccaaaaactgAAGTCTCgagtttcaaaaaaaaaaaaaaccaaatgggTCTTTCCCTGAGACAAAGCAGTTTTTCCctaaaacaaaggaaatactgattcaaagtatggattctCAAACCTTTCTGAACCCGTTATTACATTTCTAATGGATtagcatttaaacctggactttttattttttttgtcatttttcgcaaaatatcataaaataacattttttttagcaacgatcttaaaattaatggaaaaataatagtaaCTAAATGATTGCTTCGTtggctatatattttttgaaattaaaattaatggaaaaataatagtaaCTAAATGATTGCTTCGTtggctatatattttttgaaatgtaCTAAATGTTATACATTTCTTTTTCACAGTTCCCAAACCGCCGCAGAATCTCACGCTGCAGACGGTGCACACGAACCTGGTGGTGCTCCGTTGGCAGCCGCCGGAGGGCAGCGACTTCAGCGAGTACGTGGTGCGCTATCGCACGGACGCCTCTCCCTGGCAGCGGATCTCCGGGCTGCACGAGAACGAGGCCCGGATCGAGGACATGCACTACGGCGAACGCTACCTGGTGCAGGTGAACACCGTGAGCTTCGGCATCGAGAGTCCCCATCCCCTGGAGCTGAATGTGACCATGCCGCCGCAGCCGGTTTCGAATGTGGTGCCGTTGGTGGACTCGCGCAATCTCACCCTCGAATGGCCGAGACCCGATGGTCATGTGGACTTCTACACACTCAAGTGGTGGCCCACCGACGAAGCGGAGCGAGTGGAATTCAAGAATGTCAGTCAGCTGGAGGATCGTGAGTATTTAGCCGATTCCTTGCCTGGTTGTGTATCTAAACGAATTTTATCTTCACTCCATTTAGTGAGCTCCCCCAGCGTTCGGATTCCCATTGAAGAGCTGTCGCCGGGTCGTCAGTATCGCTTTGAGGTGCAGGCCAGCTCGAATGGCATCCGTTCCGGGACCACTCATCTCTCCACTCGCACCATGCCACTCATTCAATCCGATGTGTTTATCGCCAATGCGGGACACGAACAGGGTCAGGATGAAACAATAACCCTAAGCTACACACCCACGCCGGCGGACAGCACTCGGTTCGATATCTACCGCTTCTCGATGGGCGATCCCAAGATCAAGGACAAGGAGAAGCTGGCCAACGATACGGAACGCAAGCTGAGCTTCTCGGGCCTGACGCCCGGCAAGCTGTACAACGTTACCGTTTGGACGGTGAGCGGAGGAGTGGCCAGTTTGCCGGTCCAACGGCTGTATCGTCTGCATCCACTGCCCATCAATGATTTGCGGGCTCTCCAGGTGGCTGCTCGTGAGATAACCTTGCATTGGGAGGCTCCAGCTGGGGAATACACCGATTTTGAACTGCAGTACCTTAGTGCCGACGAGGAGGCACCGCAACTGCTCCAGAATGTGACCAAGAAGACGGAGATTTCGCTGCAGAACCTGCGTCCGTATCACAATTACACATTCACCGTGGTGGTGCGAGCTGGTTCCACTCCAAGTACCGATTCCGATGTCTCCGGCAGCACCCTAATGCGCAGCAGTGCTCCCATCTCGGCCAGCTATCAAACGTTGGCTGCTCCACCTGGAAAAGTGGACTACTTCCAGCCGAGCGACGTGCAGCCCGGCGAGGTGACCTTCGAGTGGATTCTGGAGGCGGGCGAACAGCACGGACCCATTGATAACTTTCGCATCACCTGTCAGAATGCCGACGATGCAGCGGATGTGGCAAGCTTCGAATTCCCGGCGAATGCGACGCAGGGCAGGATTAGTGGCCTAGTGCCCGGCAATCAGTACACATTCCGCATACAAGCCAAGTCTGCCTTGGGCTTTGGTGCCGAAAGGGAGCACATACAAGTAATGCCCATACTAGCGCCGCCTGTTCCGGAACCCAGTGTCACGCCGCTGGAGGTCAGCAGAACGAGCAGCACCATCGAGATTAGCTTCAGGCAGGGCTACTTCTCCAATGCCCACGGCATGGTCAGATCCTACACGATAATCATAGCCGAGGATGTGGGCAAGAATGCGTCGGGCCTGGAGATGCCCAGCTGGCAGGATGTGCAGGCATATACCGTGTGGTTGCCCTACCAGGCCATCGAGCCATATAATCCCTTCTTCACCAGCAATGGCAGTCGGCGGAACGCGCTGGAGGCGGAGCACTTTACGATAGGATCGTCCAGTTGCGAGAAACATCAGACGGGCTATTGCAATGGTCCGCTAAGGGCTGGGACCACCTACAGGATCAAGGTGCGTGCCTTTACGGACGAGGATAAGTTCACGGACACGGCCTACAGTTCACCGATAACCACCGAACGCAGTGATACCGTGATTGTGGCCGCCACCATGGCGGCTGTGTTGCTGGTGGCCATGGTGCTGCTGGTGGTCTACTGCCAGCACCGCTGCCAACTGATCCGCCGCGCCTCCAAGTTGGCCCGCATGCAGGACGAGCTGGCCGCCCTGCCCGAGGGCTATGTCACGCCCAATCGGCCGGTGCATGTGAAGGATTTCGCCGAGCACTACAGACTCATGTCGGCCGATTCGGACTTCCGTTTCAGCGAGGAGTTCGAGGAGCTGAAGCATGTGGGCCGCGATCAGGCCTGCAGCTTCGCCAATCTGCCCTGCAATCGGCCGAAGAATCGATTCACCAACATCCTGCCCTACGATCACTCGCGCTTCAAGCTGCAGCCCGTGGACGATGACGATGGTTCGGATTATATTAACGCCAACTATATGCCGGGACACAATTCGCCGCGCGAGTTCATCGTCACCCAGGGCCCGTTGCATTCGACGCGCGAGGAGTTCTGGCGGATGTGCTGGGAGAGCAACTCGCGGGCCATCGTTATGCTGACGCGGTGCTTCGAGAAGGGTCGCGAGAAGTGCGATCAGTACTGGCCCGTGGATCGGGTGGCCATGTTCTACGGGGACATTAAGGTGCAGTTGATTATCGACACGCATTTCCACGACTGGAGCATATCGGAGTTTATGGTCTCAAGGGTGAGTTAATTAAGATTGTTAAATTTGTagctctttttttattcactcGTCTTTTTTTCAGAACTGCGAGTCGCGAATAATGCGGCACTTCCACTTCACCACATGGCCGGACTTTGGAGTTCCCGAGCCGCCGCAATCGCTGGTGCGCTTCGTGCGCGCCTTCCGCGATGTCATCGGCACGGATATGCGGCCCATTATCGTCCATTGCAGCGCCGGAGTGGGCAGATCGGGCACATTCATAGCCCTGGATCGCATCCTGCAGCACATTCACAAGTCGGACTATGTGGACATCTTTGGCATCGTGTTTGCCATGCGAAAAGGtgctatattatttatttgttgagcCCTACTAATTGTCCCTATTTGCAGAGCGCGTCTTCATGGTGCAGACGGAACAGCAGTACGTGTGCATCCATCAGTGTTTGCTGGCAGTGCTCGAGGGCAAGGAGCATCTGCTGGCCGATTCGCTGGAGCTGCATGCCAATGATGGCTACGAAGGTGAGTTGAAGGGATACTTTTGCTCCAGTCAGAATCATCCCAACTCTCCCTTGTCCCCCCGCACACCTATTCTTTCtgatttttccctttttttcacTCACTTTTCggattaagtttattttaattacaatctCTTGCCGATTAACTAATCTTTTTGAAAAACACACAACCTGGATGAGGGCTGatctataatttttattttggtgttTGTTCATATTGATTTCCTTTGGCTGCGGTTCCCCTAggtttttctattaatttcaTTGAGATTGTAACTaaccatatattttttgaataatttattttcttctttcttttcacaATTATACATAAACACCCATCACACAATTAAAACACAATTGtatatcaaacaaaaaacgcCTAACCTACACATTTTCATATGCTTCTATTTCTGCAAaaccaaattgaaaaaaaaaacgaaaaccaaaaccaaaatccAATCAAAAACCCCGAAAAAAACCCACAAAAAAGTGACTAAAATTTACTTAGAGCGCCAGCCGCAAACGAAAATGGGAACCTTGCCCATTCGAGCTTCTTTGGCCAGGGCCGAGGAACTGGATGCGGATTTAATGGCCGACAAGGatctggagcagcagcagcagcaggcggagGCCAAGGATGAGAATGATGAAgaggatgaggacgaggaggatgaTGACCAGCAGCCGTTGAACAATGAAACGACTGCCACCTTGTCATCggccagctgcagcagcagcagtcaggATGTGCATGTGGATCTCAAGGATCTCCAGGCCAAAGAACACCCCAAGCAAGAGAAGGAGAGCAGGAAAATCTGCAGCGGCACAAAATCCCATTCAGACACCGAAAGTGACTcagaggatgaggatgaggaggggCCGGTGACCAAGGATGGGGCTGTCACCGATGAGGATGGCTGGTGGTATTGATAGAAAAGTCGACTTTTTTCTAGGTTTGTACCCACAAAACAACACAACAACACAGACCCAAATTTTATGTTCCATATCCAAATGACTTGCTTTAACTCGCTTTTACCCCCGACTAAAAACAAACACGAAATTCTAACCGCACTGGCAAAGTAACTAACATTGACACATGAACGGGTTACACGGTTACGGGTTAAGAACAACACATTAGATATTCAACCAAAAtcaaaaagagagaaaaattcaaaacccATTAGCCTGTCTTAGTTAATGTGTTATGTTCGATtgcattcgattcgatttttgAGCATTTTTGTAAATCATTTTCGCACTTTTCCAGATGACGAGGGCATTGCTGAGACGGGAATCTGAGGATGCTTGCTGCGGGAATATCTACACATGATATATAGTACctatagttattttttttacatatactGTACGTAAAATCTGCCTGTGATGTGCTGGATGTGATTTGTCTACGAAATGGCACTCGGAGTTGCTGTCAAATGAGTTGAGTTTGTGGCCCTCATCCCGCCGCAACTGCCAGCCAAATCATCTGTCGACTGGTGGAGATGATGGTGGGATGAAGGCCCCGCGTTTTGGCCTGTGCCATTTATGCGTGTACGTCGTACCGCCTGTTTGCCATAGAGCTAAGCTAGCTAGCCCGCTTATTTAATGTAATGCCGCCAAATTAGACCAAACCAACAAGAGCGTAAACTTAAGCTTCAGGTGTAATAATCTATTACCTAATTTTGTATCTATTCCTGTACCTATTATCTATTACCTTTTGTTCTGTCGTGTTGTGTATAGATTTGTACATTTGTTTCCATTTAGTGTGCGCGTCGATCGATATTATGACTATGCTtactattactattattaatattactattACTCTTAACGAttgtgtattatttttattattattatatagttTAGTTATGTTTTATCGATAGACTTTAGTCCATTATTAGTCAGCGAAATGTTGGCTCTAACTGCATGCAAACCTTCCATTTGCTTTGGGGCCATCCATGTCTTGAAACAAATACGAGATTCCATTGTATCCGGCCAAAGCAGCAATAGCAATTGTAACATTGTGCAGTTAAAGTTataagcatttattttattgtatttaattattttatttttttaaatgtgcatCTACACAAgatcaataaatttatattgaaaACATGAACAAACGAAAAAGGTGTGTACAAAAATTTACTGATAGAAGGTTGGAATATGTTGGCCATTCTGGGaagtatttacttttttttcatta
This window contains:
- the Ptp4E gene encoding tyrosine-protein phosphatase 10D isoform X3 is translated as MDCATRKQQQLRAHHQQQQIQRQTHGRKRRRLQQQQQSHYYHHQQHVWLVVGILTIFLTQHAQAADLVINVPNASSNDNAFYRIDYSPPFGFPEPNTTIPASEIGKDIKFSRALPGTEYNFWLYYTNSTHQELLTWTVNITTAPDPPANLSVQLRSSKSAFITWRPPGTGRYSGFRIRVLGLTDLPFERSYSLDGNETLQLSAKELTPGGSYQVQAYSVYQGKESVAYTSRNFTTKPNTPGKFIVWFRNETTLLVLWQPPFPAGIYTHYRVSITPDDAIQSVLYVEREGEPPGPAQAAFKGLVPGREYNISVQTVSEDETSSVPTTARYLTVPERVLNVTFDETYTTSSSFRVRWEPPRTYSEFDAYQVMLSTSRRIFNVPRAAEGESVHFDYPDVLEPGRSYEVVVKTIADNVNSWPASGEVTLRPRPVRSLGGFLDDRSNALHISWEPAETGKQDAYRISYHEQTNASEVPALFPVASESQITTNLTEYTLDSLLAGRRYLIAVQALSKGVASNASDITRYTRPAAPLIQELKSIDHGLMLSWRSDVNSRQDRYEVHYQRNGTREERTMATNETSLTIHYLHPGSGYEVKVHAISHGVRSEPHSYFQAVFPKPPQNLTLQTVHTNLVVLRWQPPEGSDFSEYVVRYRTDASPWQRISGLHENEARIEDMHYGERYLVQVNTVSFGIESPHPLELNVTMPPQPVSNVVPLVDSRNLTLEWPRPDGHVDFYTLKWWPTDEAERVEFKNVSQLEDLSSPSVRIPIEELSPGRQYRFEVQASSNGIRSGTTHLSTRTMPLIQSDVFIANAGHEQGQDETITLSYTPTPADSTRFDIYRFSMGDPKIKDKEKLANDTERKLSFSGLTPGKLYNVTVWTVSGGVASLPVQRLYRLHPLPINDLRALQVAAREITLHWEAPAGEYTDFELQYLSADEEAPQLLQNVTKKTEISLQNLRPYHNYTFTVVVRAGSTPSTDSDVSGSTLMRSSAPISASYQTLAAPPGKVDYFQPSDVQPGEVTFEWILEAGEQHGPIDNFRITCQNADDAADVASFEFPANATQGRISGLVPGNQYTFRIQAKSALGFGAEREHIQVMPILAPPVPEPSVTPLEVSRTSSTIEISFRQGYFSNAHGMVRSYTIIIAEDVGKNASGLEMPSWQDVQAYTVWLPYQAIEPYNPFFTSNGSRRNALEAEHFTIGSSSCEKHQTGYCNGPLRAGTTYRIKVRAFTDEDKFTDTAYSSPITTERSDTVIVAATMAAVLLVAMVLLVVYCQHRCQLIRRASKLARMQDELAALPEGYVTPNRPVHVKDFAEHYRLMSADSDFRFSEEFEELKHVGRDQACSFANLPCNRPKNRFTNILPYDHSRFKLQPVDDDDGSDYINANYMPGHNSPREFIVTQGPLHSTREEFWRMCWESNSRAIVMLTRCFEKGREKCDQYWPVDRVAMFYGDIKVQLIIDTHFHDWSISEFMVSRNCESRIMRHFHFTTWPDFGVPEPPQSLVRFVRAFRDVIGTDMRPIIVHCSAGVGRSGTFIALDRILQHIHKSDYVDIFGIVFAMRKERVFMVQTEQQYVCIHQCLLAVLEGKEHLLADSLELHANDGYEDDEGIAETGI